One part of the Parabacteroides distasonis ATCC 8503 genome encodes these proteins:
- a CDS encoding LamG-like jellyroll fold domain-containing protein translates to MDDLIIKILYTMIAWFRYICLIVSLIITMPELLSAQRLVSQRQEDVEAGLLYNESVYILSNYSCLSSNSPEKLSLDELLRKQIEGFYFYLKRDTETNVLLLRKPDGTFTPFSESLEAIKTALDADSTKVMTLFLDFYVETELESSFKEIGLMEYVLEYDTKNGWPSLKDMLSSGKRLVVFEVQKHLNSPSWLHNMRDFVEHTDADWGNQPEGVESFDERLKKNLSLFTGYKFLETSRGNSNDISALARQTPYLIESFKRAWIRDGRVPNFILVDKYYAWLDVSLVTFRNFDIIYGAVTNNNELLNYVNWDGMSNYTTGKYCFPLEPGAELMLSPISPGYRIEPATVYVSGTQRKAFASDFKARPLRIDEDIEIYLPFEGDEKDGSSNHNLTVSRNVEFIQDPIRGQVASLENQARVDLPTASELHMRDHDFTVGVWLKIPKYLPEKEDYCILGAKNSTYQQALHLLIRNRKPYMGFFNNDLVGNTEIEPGKWYNVVWRYNKRNGEQAIFVNGKLDAISFDRPAYLGSDSLYVGFVNFSQSSNFVGVLDNLCIWSRVLSDKEILGLSNQLLDLHISNAITWLDILGIGLILMALVSIAYLGYRKVKEKPRQDEADAGTVAEEGIEEGIEEPDRSSREMPEEIEEVPVLRNYIRLFGEFYVLDRDGNDITSLFTPKLKQLFLLIMLHSSRGRFGISSKDLTRMIWGNDNPSKSTKSLRSVSILKLRKILERIDTVEVLFNANRYILQLSEDVYCDYLACLDWLKDKRVRTQPDFEYFYDIISKGEVFKGESFDWMDDFKSYICNSTVDVLSRFIDTYSIEDEADRVIQIADQILLNDPCNEEALLYKIKALIYQNNFKLARYVYDRFCALYQEMYGEAFPSSFEQVVPSPLMSQQSPQ, encoded by the coding sequence TTGGATGATCTTATAATTAAGATATTGTATACGATGATAGCGTGGTTTCGTTATATATGTTTAATTGTTAGCCTTATAATCACTATGCCGGAATTACTTTCGGCACAACGTCTGGTTTCTCAACGTCAAGAGGATGTAGAGGCCGGTCTTTTATATAACGAGAGCGTCTACATCCTATCTAATTATTCTTGTCTATCCTCCAATTCCCCGGAAAAACTTTCTTTGGACGAGTTGTTGCGGAAGCAGATCGAAGGCTTTTATTTCTATTTGAAGCGGGATACGGAGACAAATGTATTGTTACTAAGGAAACCTGATGGTACGTTTACCCCTTTTAGTGAGTCATTGGAAGCCATTAAGACGGCCTTGGATGCGGACTCCACTAAGGTTATGACGCTTTTCCTTGATTTCTATGTAGAGACGGAGCTGGAATCCTCTTTTAAGGAAATAGGCTTGATGGAGTATGTACTTGAGTATGATACGAAAAACGGATGGCCATCCCTGAAGGATATGTTGAGTTCCGGAAAGCGACTGGTCGTTTTCGAGGTTCAGAAACATTTGAACAGTCCTTCATGGTTGCATAATATGAGGGATTTCGTGGAGCATACGGACGCTGATTGGGGCAACCAACCGGAAGGGGTTGAGAGTTTTGATGAGCGGCTGAAAAAAAATTTGTCTTTATTTACCGGATATAAGTTCTTGGAGACTTCCCGGGGGAATAGCAATGATATCTCGGCTTTAGCCCGGCAGACGCCCTATTTAATTGAATCGTTTAAAAGAGCGTGGATCCGGGATGGAAGGGTTCCCAATTTTATCTTGGTAGATAAGTATTACGCGTGGTTGGATGTCTCGTTGGTTACTTTTCGGAATTTCGATATCATCTACGGCGCGGTTACGAATAACAATGAGCTGCTTAACTACGTGAATTGGGATGGGATGTCTAATTATACGACGGGTAAATATTGCTTTCCGCTAGAGCCCGGGGCCGAGTTGATGCTTTCCCCGATCTCTCCGGGCTATAGGATAGAGCCGGCTACGGTTTATGTCTCCGGTACCCAAAGGAAGGCTTTCGCTAGCGATTTTAAGGCTAGACCTTTGCGGATTGACGAGGATATAGAGATTTATTTACCGTTTGAGGGCGATGAGAAAGATGGTTCGTCCAATCATAATCTCACGGTATCTAGGAATGTCGAGTTTATTCAGGACCCTATACGGGGACAGGTCGCTTCCTTGGAGAATCAGGCCCGTGTGGATTTACCGACCGCTTCGGAACTTCATATGCGGGATCATGATTTCACTGTCGGCGTTTGGTTGAAAATACCTAAGTACCTGCCGGAGAAGGAGGATTATTGTATTCTGGGAGCTAAGAACAGTACTTATCAACAAGCGTTGCATCTGTTGATACGGAACCGGAAACCGTATATGGGATTCTTTAACAACGATCTGGTTGGTAACACGGAGATCGAGCCGGGCAAATGGTACAATGTCGTATGGCGGTATAATAAAAGGAATGGGGAGCAGGCTATATTCGTGAATGGAAAACTGGACGCGATCTCTTTTGATCGTCCGGCTTATCTGGGTAGTGATAGCTTATATGTCGGTTTCGTGAATTTCAGCCAGTCCTCGAATTTCGTGGGTGTGCTGGATAATCTTTGTATTTGGTCTCGTGTGTTGAGCGATAAGGAGATATTGGGATTGAGCAACCAGTTATTAGATTTACATATATCGAATGCGATTACTTGGTTGGATATCCTTGGAATTGGGTTGATTTTGATGGCTTTGGTCTCGATAGCTTATCTAGGCTATCGGAAGGTGAAAGAAAAACCAAGGCAGGATGAGGCTGATGCGGGAACGGTCGCGGAGGAGGGAATCGAGGAAGGAATCGAGGAGCCGGATCGTTCTTCGCGAGAGATGCCGGAGGAGATTGAGGAGGTTCCGGTTCTGCGCAATTATATCCGATTGTTTGGAGAGTTCTATGTGTTGGACCGGGATGGAAATGATATAACCTCTCTATTTACTCCCAAGTTGAAACAGCTGTTCCTCTTGATTATGCTTCACTCTTCCCGCGGACGTTTCGGGATATCGAGCAAGGACTTGACACGGATGATTTGGGGGAATGACAACCCCTCGAAAAGTACGAAGAGCCTTCGAAGCGTATCTATATTGAAACTCCGGAAGATATTGGAACGTATCGATACGGTCGAGGTTCTATTTAACGCGAATCGATATATTCTCCAGCTTTCGGAAGATGTCTATTGCGATTATTTGGCTTGTTTGGATTGGCTGAAAGATAAACGGGTACGGACTCAGCCGGACTTTGAATATTTCTATGATATTATCAGCAAAGGAGAAGTGTTCAAAGGGGAATCGTTTGATTGGATGGATGATTTTAAAAGTTATATCTGTAATAGTACGGTGGATGTCTTGTCTCGCTTTATCGACACTTACTCGATCGAGGATGAGGCGGATCGGGTGATCCAGATAGCAGACCAGATCCTTCTGAACGATCCTTGCAACGAGGAGGCTTTGCTCTATAAGATCAAAGCCTTGATTTACCAGAACAACTTTAAATTGGCCCGTTATGTGTACGACCGCTTTTGCGCTTTATACCAAGAGATGTATGGCGAGGCTTTCCCCTCTTCTTTTGAGCAGGTCGTACCGTCTCCGCTGATGAGTCAGCAATCTCCCCAGTAA
- a CDS encoding GNAT family N-acetyltransferase: protein MDILEIMRKQDPLYPTFEQIYTASFPLFEQRTEEQQEQAFQSPNYHLVVYLKDNLFIGFISYWDFSTYVYIEHFAIHENFRGQGYGGLLLEDFNKRLNKIILLEIDPITDEISSKRLKFYKKCGFFENRYNHFHPPYRNNYRGHALIILTTERQITEDEYIQFGFDLRNIVMAN, encoded by the coding sequence ATGGACATACTAGAAATAATGCGAAAGCAAGATCCTCTCTATCCTACCTTTGAGCAAATATATACGGCAAGTTTCCCTCTATTTGAGCAACGAACAGAAGAACAACAAGAACAGGCCTTCCAATCTCCCAACTATCATCTAGTGGTTTATCTGAAAGATAACCTCTTTATCGGCTTTATCTCATACTGGGATTTTAGCACCTATGTATATATCGAACATTTCGCCATTCATGAGAACTTTAGGGGACAAGGATACGGCGGTTTATTGCTGGAGGATTTTAATAAACGCCTGAATAAGATCATCTTATTAGAGATCGATCCTATTACGGATGAAATTTCCTCCAAGCGATTAAAGTTCTATAAAAAATGCGGCTTCTTCGAAAACCGTTACAACCATTTCCATCCCCCTTACAGAAACAACTATCGAGGGCATGCGTTAATCATCCTGACAACAGAGAGGCAAATCACTGAGGATGAGTATATTCAATTCGGTTTCGACTTGCGGAATATTGTCATGGCAAATTAA
- a CDS encoding histidine phosphatase family protein: MEKCRKLVIVRHGNTFRAGETPTRVGARTDLPLVEEERARSAGRYLREKGIVIDKVISAPLKRTLETANYILEEMNVDLPIIQDLRLKEIDYGPDENMVEDHVIKRLGSLYLEKEGMDRKDLTEDRIVESGLSVIAQWNEKAVVPLGWNVDVEKLISGWQDLAASIPDGETWLLVSSNGVMRFSPYILGNYEDFCATHDIKVPTGGVCIFDCVGDHWRCTDWGIKAYKLFK, encoded by the coding sequence ATGGAAAAATGTAGAAAACTTGTGATCGTACGGCATGGTAATACGTTTCGTGCGGGAGAGACTCCGACTCGGGTTGGAGCTAGAACTGATTTGCCTCTGGTAGAGGAGGAACGAGCTAGATCTGCGGGACGTTATTTACGTGAAAAGGGGATTGTGATCGACAAGGTGATTTCGGCCCCCTTAAAACGCACATTGGAGACCGCTAACTATATCTTGGAGGAAATGAATGTGGATTTGCCTATCATTCAAGACTTACGTCTTAAAGAGATTGATTATGGGCCGGATGAGAATATGGTAGAAGATCATGTAATAAAACGTTTGGGATCTCTCTATTTAGAAAAGGAGGGAATGGACCGGAAAGACCTAACGGAAGATCGGATCGTGGAGAGTGGACTTTCCGTGATCGCCCAATGGAATGAGAAGGCCGTGGTACCGTTAGGATGGAACGTAGATGTAGAGAAACTGATAAGCGGTTGGCAGGATTTGGCGGCTAGTATACCTGATGGTGAGACTTGGCTGCTAGTATCTTCCAATGGAGTGATGCGTTTCTCCCCCTATATTCTGGGGAATTATGAGGATTTCTGTGCGACTCATGATATTAAGGTTCCGACAGGTGGGGTTTGTATATTCGATTGTGTGGGTGATCATTGGAGGTGTACGGATTGGGGAATAAAGGCTTATAAACTTTTTAAATGA
- a CDS encoding AAA family ATPase, giving the protein MESSIFRDLDGIVDSILFPYHTLEEVLPPGCEAGPVWMEFACWVDSQKVDIRASESPLFLNICGIPASGKSYWAVKWLSENGPCLHIAFDAIMEALSGYQADYSLDREKAFLRWELPARFLGYRLLLLGLRNGWPILFEHSNALREHVDLYKKIKSLGYRIHMVCIDATPEMVIKRLARRNRFFPEEQVKKRWDCLIDLLPEYQKIVDDFKLIQPWKNVENL; this is encoded by the coding sequence ATGGAGAGTTCGATCTTTCGTGACTTAGATGGAATCGTAGATTCTATTTTATTTCCTTACCATACTTTGGAGGAAGTTCTACCTCCTGGCTGTGAGGCTGGTCCGGTATGGATGGAATTTGCCTGTTGGGTAGACAGCCAAAAGGTGGATATACGGGCATCGGAATCACCCTTATTCTTGAATATATGTGGTATACCCGCATCCGGTAAATCGTATTGGGCGGTGAAATGGCTATCAGAGAATGGACCTTGTTTGCATATCGCTTTCGACGCTATCATGGAGGCATTATCCGGGTATCAAGCGGATTACTCGCTAGATAGGGAGAAAGCGTTCTTACGTTGGGAACTTCCTGCTCGTTTTTTAGGTTACCGTCTTCTTTTGTTGGGATTGAGGAATGGGTGGCCTATTTTATTTGAACATAGTAATGCGTTGAGAGAACATGTGGATTTGTATAAGAAGATAAAGAGTCTTGGATATCGGATTCATATGGTGTGCATCGATGCGACACCAGAAATGGTTATCAAAAGATTGGCTCGGAGGAATCGTTTTTTCCCGGAGGAGCAAGTAAAAAAACGTTGGGATTGCTTGATAGATTTGTTACCTGAATATCAAAAAATAGTAGATGACTTTAAATTAATACAACCATGGAAAAATGTAGAAAACTTGTGA
- a CDS encoding 3-deoxy-manno-octulosonate cytidylyltransferase family protein → MEKVLIVIPARYGSSRLPGKPLVKIKGIEMIKRVSDIADFVCRKNESCSYLVATDDERIVSFCESREIPVMMTSTNCKSGTERCYEAARKQDTNPGLIINLQGDNPTCPPWILQDLIDTWRKEKADVLTASVLLGWSEYDQLLAMKKETPYSGTTVLVDRLGYALAFSKQTIPAIRKEDQARDLLPKSPVRRHVGLYAYSGRALESYFSLPPSVYERSYIEGLEQMRFLENGIKMRVVDVDYRGRETTSGVDSPEDVKRVEEILEKYGEFDLS, encoded by the coding sequence ATGGAAAAAGTACTGATTGTAATACCGGCTCGATATGGTTCAAGCCGGTTGCCGGGTAAGCCTTTGGTTAAGATTAAAGGTATAGAGATGATAAAACGGGTCTCGGATATAGCGGATTTTGTATGTCGCAAAAATGAGTCTTGTTCTTATTTGGTAGCTACGGATGATGAGCGCATCGTCTCGTTTTGCGAATCCCGGGAGATTCCGGTGATGATGACTTCCACGAATTGTAAAAGTGGTACGGAACGTTGCTATGAGGCGGCAAGGAAACAGGACACCAATCCCGGACTGATAATAAATCTGCAAGGCGATAATCCCACGTGTCCTCCTTGGATCTTGCAAGATCTGATCGATACATGGAGAAAGGAGAAGGCGGATGTCCTTACCGCCTCGGTCTTGTTGGGATGGAGCGAATACGATCAATTACTGGCGATGAAAAAGGAAACCCCTTATTCTGGCACGACGGTATTGGTGGATCGGCTGGGATATGCCTTAGCTTTCTCGAAACAAACCATACCCGCTATCCGTAAGGAGGATCAGGCTAGGGATCTTTTGCCTAAAAGCCCTGTCAGGCGGCATGTGGGTTTATATGCGTATAGCGGTCGAGCCCTTGAGTCTTATTTCTCATTACCTCCGTCTGTGTATGAACGCTCTTATATAGAAGGATTGGAACAGATGCGTTTCTTAGAGAATGGTATCAAAATGAGGGTCGTAGACGTTGATTATCGGGGACGTGAGACAACAAGCGGGGTTGATTCCCCGGAAGATGTTAAACGGGTTGAGGAAATACTTGAGAAATATGGAGAGTTCGATCTTTCGTGA
- a CDS encoding sialidase family protein, translated as MLISTQETLIYKSISPEDIYCYTPGITVTSTGRLVVTFDLGGKGVKEIYASSQLYTERTRRLGIGKIFVSDDQGASWCFISDFNFWHARPFCIGEKIYIIGNAGDLCIICSEDDGNTWSVPSFLSQGEKWHSSACNVLFANERVYLAMEQRFYNSEIEGWNVAGLSPTLLSCSIHDDLLDASSWRRSDPFVFRDKVHFPEGVGIPFYESLTNKPLELAPGRFNAPTGWLEAQVVQIKDKHHIWYDPEGKTFHMFLRAHTGGIGYACLLKVREDKNGQMVTGFQETPSGQTLLFLPFPGGHLKFFIVYDEISRLYWMASNQSFDSMRTISSLPETSRYGLPNNERHRLQLLFSKNCVDWCMAGMIACQGNELYSRNYPSLCIVGEDMHVVCRAADDHTKDPQYSDCITYYKIKRFRMLIY; from the coding sequence ATGCTTATATCTACTCAAGAAACATTGATCTATAAATCAATTAGTCCGGAAGACATTTATTGTTATACTCCCGGAATCACCGTGACTTCGACGGGACGCTTGGTCGTGACTTTCGACTTGGGCGGCAAGGGGGTAAAAGAAATCTATGCTTCTTCGCAGCTGTATACGGAAAGGACAAGACGGTTAGGTATCGGTAAGATTTTTGTATCGGACGACCAAGGCGCTAGTTGGTGTTTTATCTCGGATTTTAATTTTTGGCATGCCCGCCCTTTTTGTATAGGGGAAAAGATATATATCATAGGAAACGCAGGCGATTTATGTATTATATGCTCGGAAGATGATGGGAATACGTGGAGCGTTCCCTCGTTTCTCTCCCAAGGTGAGAAATGGCATTCTTCTGCCTGTAATGTTCTTTTCGCTAACGAGCGGGTTTACTTGGCGATGGAACAGCGTTTTTATAACTCGGAGATAGAAGGCTGGAATGTGGCGGGTTTGAGCCCTACCTTGCTATCTTGCTCTATTCACGATGATTTACTGGATGCGTCTTCTTGGCGACGTTCCGATCCTTTTGTTTTCAGGGATAAAGTACATTTCCCGGAAGGGGTTGGCATTCCTTTTTACGAGTCATTGACCAATAAGCCGCTAGAATTGGCTCCCGGTCGTTTTAATGCGCCCACTGGATGGCTGGAGGCTCAAGTGGTTCAAATAAAGGATAAACATCATATTTGGTATGATCCGGAGGGGAAAACGTTCCATATGTTTCTTCGTGCGCATACCGGAGGGATTGGATACGCTTGTTTATTAAAAGTGAGGGAAGATAAGAACGGCCAGATGGTAACCGGCTTTCAAGAGACTCCTTCCGGACAGACCTTGCTTTTCTTGCCCTTTCCCGGTGGTCATTTGAAATTCTTTATAGTGTATGATGAGATATCCCGGTTGTATTGGATGGCATCCAATCAATCTTTCGATTCTATGCGGACGATAAGCTCATTACCTGAGACTTCCCGGTATGGACTCCCGAATAATGAGAGGCATCGTTTACAATTATTATTCTCGAAGAATTGTGTGGACTGGTGTATGGCTGGGATGATCGCTTGCCAAGGGAATGAATTATATTCAAGAAATTATCCTTCGTTATGTATCGTAGGTGAGGATATGCACGTGGTTTGCCGTGCGGCGGATGATCATACAAAGGACCCTCAATACTCTGATTGTATTACATATTATAAAATTAAACGGTTTAGAATGTTAATCTATTAA
- a CDS encoding DUF6383 domain-containing protein: protein MNKKFSTLLAGAALVAAVSANAQNLADVKDGVALDINKSAQALPTYDKDTKGGLYQLRDANDQILMMKEVNGEYSLVAMSANDKDFVLKNTLWCVTTQPYSQGQAVKFDFMNKGTGMMLDIAMGDDLKSADGKKGYWWKPIIGGEISGWAFSSVLNKLEKNVPLYSHFSTDSVIGLLNDNGTIKVAKYALNDVKVDPTAATDVTDLSNLSTEAKNTFSGFTLYQAEDIVLDADQLNKIFDLQDADAGVKLNFSPDVKGTSLKNPFNEKEFIAESTGDNKYYDVNASSTATLTNGEWLYVTRKNDDNKDTYLKVDTAYTNETGAKFLAYGWTGPSKTQEAIDRLGDLQDQHKFLFVYSPSKDELKIYVKKITWRGDDDKVKYWKEIYQKTDNQRNNWRVSLQDLIKDETRILTVDYSKQNTTIKLGYGGCEADQSKTSVKDGVYYIMNKKGEYLASPIYENGVIRWTTVNADEQNVAHMPAYQWVVLKTNAKDQNNLSSVTATNREFDDAKGTFSLYKNADTEYVYTKSNVELTQDGVSSKFTVAAKSDLRFVEVPAEAVSDSLLGYKNLTNDELKVNKYTFNYWHPYATDKYIAKSSKDSTLTVNVGVSAFNVDTAKRSANSSVYAVEKFGFKVEKEHQDRIKGLKQLYRTAYVVKLNGIGLAINKEDKFNVPTHNDYRTTGENKVVTPFFFKENNEIKETGKCYYAILSTEKDTKDVNDVHYSISDDNKAGVSDYDGSATLKSQVLKESRTSAFAIEPDETPLYRRFKSLELEGNEGDKADTLRFIEKYRKEYLQVENNKNFMNGDIDFLGIYTPDKTEDGLSFIVDTAWVNRGAGNIKPQYLISIDRNDFEGTPGVACTYTHNHYDNEGNKVDAAHCSHATPAIPGFERGKYLINFHDFALKHDKANTSDAKKDAAYMWKKYDRAGFVEAVRVADTLFILRDEFKNLKNEEITIEALNKAEEAAWAAAKKAGVSKDNFVSYKYVLSGDNHKYVTWSMRFVNRNAAANEVEADRSFLFESMQADGLDIAPTKAAWLKMQNGCLVLSDKDDSKFDETATGGDDALIFNVEQGDDIATDNETIDAVEGVSITTDNGTVTIQGAAGKSVVISNILGKVVAETVLTSDNATIAVPAGIVAVAVDGEEAVKVVVK from the coding sequence ATGAACAAAAAGTTTTCTACTCTTTTGGCAGGTGCTGCGCTTGTTGCTGCGGTATCTGCTAATGCGCAGAATCTTGCTGATGTTAAGGACGGAGTGGCTCTTGACATTAACAAAAGTGCACAAGCTTTGCCTACGTATGACAAAGATACCAAAGGCGGCCTTTATCAATTGAGAGATGCGAATGATCAGATCTTGATGATGAAGGAAGTGAATGGCGAATATTCATTGGTCGCAATGAGTGCCAATGATAAGGATTTTGTTTTGAAAAATACGTTATGGTGTGTGACTACTCAGCCGTATAGTCAAGGTCAAGCGGTAAAATTCGATTTCATGAACAAGGGTACTGGCATGATGTTGGATATCGCTATGGGTGATGATCTGAAAAGTGCGGATGGTAAGAAGGGCTATTGGTGGAAGCCTATAATCGGTGGTGAGATCTCTGGTTGGGCCTTTTCTTCTGTATTGAATAAGTTGGAGAAGAATGTTCCTTTGTATTCTCACTTTAGCACAGACTCTGTTATTGGTTTGTTGAACGATAACGGAACTATCAAGGTCGCTAAATATGCCTTGAATGATGTAAAGGTAGATCCTACAGCTGCTACAGACGTTACAGATCTTTCAAACCTTTCAACTGAAGCGAAGAATACGTTCTCTGGCTTTACTTTGTATCAAGCAGAAGATATCGTATTAGATGCGGATCAATTGAATAAGATTTTCGATTTGCAGGATGCTGATGCGGGTGTTAAATTGAATTTCTCTCCGGATGTTAAGGGTACCAGCTTAAAGAATCCGTTCAACGAGAAGGAATTTATCGCTGAATCTACAGGTGATAACAAGTATTACGATGTGAATGCTAGCAGTACTGCGACTTTGACAAATGGCGAATGGCTTTATGTGACACGTAAGAACGATGATAATAAGGACACTTATTTGAAGGTCGATACAGCTTATACAAATGAGACCGGTGCCAAGTTCTTGGCTTATGGCTGGACTGGTCCTAGCAAAACACAAGAGGCTATTGATCGCTTAGGGGATTTACAAGATCAACATAAGTTCTTATTTGTTTATTCTCCTAGCAAAGATGAATTGAAGATCTATGTAAAAAAGATCACTTGGAGAGGTGATGATGATAAGGTAAAATATTGGAAAGAGATTTATCAAAAGACAGACAACCAAAGAAATAACTGGCGTGTGTCTTTGCAAGATTTGATCAAGGATGAGACTCGTATCTTGACCGTTGATTATTCCAAACAGAATACAACCATCAAATTAGGTTATGGTGGTTGCGAGGCTGATCAATCAAAGACCTCTGTTAAGGATGGTGTTTACTACATCATGAACAAGAAGGGTGAGTACTTAGCTTCTCCGATCTATGAGAATGGCGTGATTCGTTGGACTACCGTGAATGCTGATGAGCAAAATGTAGCTCATATGCCAGCCTATCAATGGGTTGTTTTGAAGACAAACGCTAAAGATCAGAATAATCTGTCTTCAGTAACAGCTACTAACCGTGAGTTTGATGATGCGAAAGGAACATTTAGTTTGTATAAGAATGCTGATACGGAATATGTATATACAAAAAGCAATGTAGAATTAACACAAGATGGTGTTTCTTCTAAATTTACAGTAGCAGCGAAGAGTGACTTACGTTTTGTAGAGGTTCCGGCCGAGGCTGTATCTGATTCTTTGTTAGGTTATAAGAACTTAACGAACGATGAGTTGAAGGTTAATAAATATACATTTAATTACTGGCATCCGTATGCGACGGATAAATACATCGCTAAGTCTTCTAAAGACTCTACTTTGACAGTTAATGTTGGTGTATCTGCCTTTAATGTAGATACTGCTAAGAGAAGTGCAAACAGCTCTGTATATGCGGTAGAGAAGTTTGGTTTCAAGGTAGAGAAAGAACATCAAGATCGTATCAAAGGCTTGAAACAACTTTATAGAACGGCTTATGTAGTGAAATTAAATGGTATTGGCTTAGCTATCAATAAAGAGGATAAGTTCAATGTACCTACTCATAACGATTATCGGACTACAGGCGAGAATAAGGTGGTTACTCCGTTCTTCTTCAAGGAGAATAATGAGATCAAAGAAACGGGTAAGTGTTATTATGCGATCTTGTCTACTGAAAAAGACACTAAAGATGTAAACGATGTACATTATTCAATTTCAGATGACAACAAGGCTGGTGTATCTGACTATGATGGCTCTGCTACATTGAAATCTCAAGTATTGAAAGAATCCAGAACATCCGCATTCGCTATCGAACCGGATGAGACTCCACTGTACCGTCGTTTCAAATCTCTTGAGCTTGAAGGTAATGAAGGTGACAAGGCTGATACATTACGTTTCATCGAGAAATATCGTAAAGAGTACTTGCAAGTTGAGAACAACAAGAATTTCATGAATGGTGATATCGATTTCTTAGGTATCTACACTCCGGATAAGACGGAAGATGGCTTGTCATTCATCGTTGATACGGCATGGGTAAATCGTGGCGCTGGTAATATCAAACCTCAGTATTTGATCTCAATCGATCGTAACGACTTCGAGGGTACACCGGGTGTTGCTTGTACATATACTCATAATCACTATGACAATGAAGGTAACAAGGTAGACGCAGCGCACTGTTCACATGCTACTCCGGCTATCCCCGGTTTCGAGAGAGGTAAGTATTTGATCAACTTCCATGATTTCGCTTTGAAACATGATAAGGCTAATACTTCCGATGCGAAGAAAGACGCCGCTTATATGTGGAAGAAATATGATCGTGCCGGTTTCGTAGAGGCTGTTCGTGTAGCTGATACATTGTTCATCTTGAGAGACGAATTCAAGAACTTGAAGAATGAGGAGATCACGATTGAGGCTTTAAATAAGGCTGAGGAAGCAGCTTGGGCTGCCGCTAAGAAGGCTGGTGTAAGCAAGGATAACTTCGTATCTTACAAATATGTTTTATCTGGTGACAACCACAAGTATGTGACTTGGTCAATGCGTTTCGTTAACAGAAATGCTGCCGCTAATGAGGTTGAGGCTGATAGATCATTCTTGTTCGAATCAATGCAGGCAGATGGTCTTGACATCGCTCCTACAAAAGCTGCTTGGTTGAAAATGCAGAATGGTTGCTTGGTATTGTCTGATAAAGATGATTCTAAGTTTGACGAAACTGCTACCGGTGGTGATGACGCTTTAATCTTCAACGTAGAGCAAGGTGACGATATCGCTACAGATAACGAGACAATCGATGCTGTAGAAGGTGTTTCCATCACAACTGATAATGGTACTGTAACTATCCAAGGCGCTGCTGGTAAATCAGTAGTTATCTCTAACATCTTAGGTAAGGTAGTCGCTGAGACAGTTCTTACATCTGATAACGCAACAATTGCCGTACCTGCCGGTATCGTAGCTGTAGCTGTTGATGGTGAGGAAGCTGTTAAAGTGGTTGTTAAATAA